The genome window TTCAGCTTGTCTCAGCGTGGAGGCTTCattactgttttttaaatgccgAGCTGCATCATTAAACTTAATCCAGTTGTCATTTACTCAGTACGAGTCAAACACTGGTAACAATCAAACAGCAAGGAGCACGATAACAAGTCATTTAGATGAGACCACTGCTGACACGATGGCTGTAATAATCATGAATCAACCTGCAAATTTAATGGTCTGCCAAGCATTCGCATGCAGGTGCTGTAACATCAAAGACTGATCATGCAGGTAAGCCCTGTAACTCACAGCTGATGGAGAGCTCCACTGGATCGCTGGTGTAATTACTGAAGTTATTGAACACATGACATATGAATGGGCCCTGGTCGTAGCGGGTCACGTTGATTATAGAGAGAATGGAGCCCCCGTCGGTGAGCTGGACTCTGTCGCTGGCTGTGACCTCAGAACTGCTGTTCAGCCAGAGGAAAGAGAGGTAAGATCCAGAGGCGGAGCAGGACAGACTGACGGAGCATCCCGGCTCCGACAGGTCTGTGGTGTTGGGAGTTATCACTACATTGGAGACTTCCGCTGTtggtagaaaaaaacaaaatgacaaatgacatGTGTTATCATCTGCAAAAGCAAACGCTCCACGCTCCATAtgttaagaaaacatttaacagtCACTAAGGAATTATTTTTTTGATCCATTAGATAATTACTATAGCCCTTGAAATAACCAGTATTTACAAGAGAGCTTCAGCTATAATTTATTTCGCTTTTCTTCTCCAATCTTTCCCATAGTCTTGTTTTAATTGGTACCTGATTCATACAACGACACTGCATTGTAAATTGCAGGCTGTTTCATAAAGTGATTTCTTTTCAAACTCTCTGACTACTTAAAAAAAGCATCTTATGAAAAGCCTCTAACCTTCAGAGACACTAAAAGCCTACAGTAAGTGTTAGGTGCTGTTTTAGCCCTTAGCAACAAAAAGTGTGTCATCCAACTTACACTTTAGTACAGAGACAGCAACAGACTGTGATGTTTGATTTCTCATAGTTATGTTGTTAAAGGCCCAACAGCTGTAGTTTCCACTCTCGCTCATATGGATGTTTGTCAGTCTGAGCTCTGGTCCGGTACCAGGCAGCAGGTCTCCATCCAGAAACCAGTAAACCTGGGGAGCAGGTCCGGAGTCAGTTGAGCAGATCAGGCTGATGTCTGACCCTTCTTCATAGTATTCTTGTGATGGGGACAGCGTCAGATTTATATTTTCTGGGCCGACTGCGgcaataaacataaaaagaaatggTCACCAATAAAAAAATGGGGAGAAAACTGCCACAAAAAGAACATAACAgataaataatgtttatagcGTGAGGCAAAGGGAGTATATGACACAAAGCTTAATGACTCACTGTCAATCATAGAGCTGGAGAATTTACTGATATGAAGTGAGATGAACATGCAGGTTAGTAACTCACAGTGGATGGAGAGGGTTACTGGATCACTGGTTCCAGTGCTCACAAGATTGGACACATGACACATAAATGGTCCCTGGTCATAGCGGGTCACGTTGACTATTGTGAGAGTGGCGCCTCCATCGGTGAGCTGAACTCTGTCGCTTTGTGTAACCTCGGAGCTTTTGTTCAGCCAGAGGAAAGAAGGGGAGGAtccagaggaggagcaggacagACTGACGGAGCCGCTGCTGGACTCCAAAATGTCTGTGGTGCTGGCATTCACCTTCACGTTGGATACTGGAGCTGtgggatgaaaatgtattcattattcAGACTACTGTCACACGTTATGGCCCAACAGTGGTGCACAAGCAGTCATTTAAATCCACATGAACTTATTCATAATGAGCTAAAATATATCAGGTGAGAGATCTAGAATTCATTATTTGATAAGCATCATAAAAATCTAAAAggtttttctcttctgtcaacattaaaaagccattttattGAATGTGActgtaaaatgtttcatttcagcttACCCAACACAGTCACAGCTGAGGGCTGAGATGTTTCATATCTCAGAGTCTTGTTGTTAAAGGCCTGACAGCTGTAGTTTCCATTCTGACTCATCTGGATGTTCACCAGTCTGAGCTCTGGTCCAGTGTCAAACAACTTGTCTCCATTCAGAAGccagtaaaacacagcagcaggtctGGAGGCAGCTGAGCAGGACAGGCTGATGTTTGATCCTTCCACGTGGTATTCTTGTGATGGAGATGtcaaattaatattttctgGGCCGTCTGCACAGTGTGGTATAATGGAAAGAGGataagaaaacaagagaaaatcacCAATAAAAGGTTTGTAAGTTGAGTAAAAAAAAGGGAACTGAAGGAACATGCATCACCTGAGGATTGAATTTATTAACTTACAGCTGATGGAGAGGCTCAGTGGATCATTGGTGTCATTGCTGACAAGATTGGACACATGACACGTGAATGGTCCCTGGTCATAGCGGGTCACACTGACTACAGTGAGAGTGGCACCTCCATCAGTGAGCTGAACTCTGTCACTTGCTGTAACGTCAGAGCTGCTGTTCAGCCAGAGGAAAGAAGGGGAGGATCCAGAGGCGGAGCAGAACAGACTGACGGAGCCGCTGAGCTCCACCAAGTCTGTGCTGCTGGTAGTTACGACTACGTTAGAGACCGGCACTGTGGGTTGAAATACAACAAATACTAGGATTTGCAAATGGAAGACTGCACAAATCACTGGCTTCGACCACTTTTAAAATTTCCCTTTTAAAGGATCAAAATATCGACAAGgttttctgtatgtttttagTTTAAGGGGGAGAAAGTGATGTAACAACTTACTTTGCACAACCAGTCTGCAGTTTCCCTTCAGCGCTGCTCCAGCATTTGATATAATGGTGACTGTGTATTCTCCAGTGTCATTAAGAGTCAGATCTCTGAGCTCCAGAGATCCAGTGGAGGGGAAGAGGGTGATCCTGTCTGGATACGCTGGGTCTGTTATGTTTATAGCAGTCTGGGACATTATTATATTAACATCAGAAAAACTCCAGGTCACTACCAGGAAAGGCATTTCTGGTGGAGTCACTGTTGTGGTGAATGTCACTGTTTCTCCAACAGCTGCAGTGAGACTGTCGGGTAGCACGCCATCTCCATGGCTTAAACCTGGAGGAGACAGATGTTTGGATACATGTGACAGAGACCAAGGTGGCAGAATTCTCTAGACTAGAAGAATGTAATCACTAAAGCACTGGCTGATACAAGATTGATATTTAAGTATCGGAATGATTTGCTGGCAAAGCTTATCTGTGTAATCCCAGGCGACAAATTTTACAGTTAAAAGGATTATAATAAAGGTCATAAGCGTACTGCCGTCCAGCAAGTCTTCATAATCAAACTGACATTATCAAGTTTAATTCCAATATTTGCAGAGGATTATTAAAATCTTAATCAAGGCTATACTAATGATATTTTGATTATTAAGAATAAATCACTGTTCAGCAATTAAGTTTTTGGATGCCATGTAATAATTTTCtgaattaataataacataatactGTTACACCAAGACTTTGGTCACAGCTGAAGAGAAAATTGATATGAGacctttttttatattatactataaaaatcaacattataaaaatgatatttaatgcatttttaaaccTGAATATTTGTGGGGAAAGCTCACCTGAGATGGCTACCAGGATGATCAACAGAACCACAGGTGTTTCCATTTCTCCTGCAGCTTCGGGGAATGTAGAAAGTGTTTTCACAGAGGAAGTGCTGTAACTGTAGTCAGTGTCTGAGGGGAGGGATCATGGACTTCATCACCTGTTACAACCTTCACTTCTTTTGTGGTGCCTCTCTCTGGACAAAAACCAATGATCAATAGCAATAGAGATAATGTGAGATGTTGTTATCAGTTAACTACAGGTCCTTGTGTATCAATCATCCACGACAGAAATGTAATAGTTATTGTTGAACAAAAAACGCAAAGGTAGATTTAAAAACCTTTCACGcgaaattaaaaaaagtgtttcacacAAACCACACTTCATTTAATCATGAACACAGAGCAACATGTTAAAACATTGTGCACATAAGGTGCTGCAAATGTATGAAATCTCTGTTAGTGGTTAATCTTcatcacttttacttttatttactgTTATTGCTACAATCTCTGAGCTTTTACACAAGCAGTTCTTTCTGACAAACCATACAGAGGAGAGGTGATGTCGGGTAATTTGCATAATTTagctgaaaaataaatctgtaaatCTGCTGGTTATGTTATCATTAGTGTTGGACACAAATTAAAGactcatttattattatttatatcattttaaaatcGCAATACTTATAATTACAATAAATTCCTACTTAATAAAGTTTACAGTATTGAGGTAGTCACTGAGAAATCGTTTTGATTGGTCCTCGTCTTTCTATTTTATGTATGGTTATGtttattaaaataagtgtttGTGTCGACAACATTAAATATTCCAGCTCTCGGACATTTTCTCACATAGTCAGATTTTCACTGTGTCTTGCTGCCCACACAATATATCACACTAATATGATGCATTTACAACACAGTGCACTCATTGTGATAATAGTAATACAATCTTAAGCTGTAAATGATGTGCTGTTGCTGTGGTTGTTATTAGCTGTTTAAGTAGTTTATTTGTTGGTGACAGGGACAACTTGAAGGGCTTTACttgtataaaatatatacatccCTATAATTTTGGAAGATTTGTCACTGTCGTCAGTGTTTATAATCGAAACACAAGTGCAACACACTGATTACATATGAAATTACAGGTATGACAGTGTGTTAACTGGAATGTTTAAGcatagaagaaaaaaaccccacaaacaAACAGGGATAGTAAGCAGCCAGATGTCTTAATTTTCACAGTCTGAAAGTTTATCAAGTACGTTACACAACAGCAGTACAATAGATCATTTGTCCAGCTGCAAATCAGCCTTTCCAGCTTTGATAAAACTTTATAATGGCTATAATTTGATAAGCATTCATTGGTCACATTGCATTAtgtcataaaaaaagaaaaacagttgcAGGGTAGATTAAGGAAAGAATAAATGTTAGTTCTGTAGGAGAGAAGAAATACAGCTGCAGAAAATTGATCtaaataaagaaatgcaaaaatatagatATGGAACATAAAAAATAATGCTGTTAATATTCTTTAGAGTGGGAGTAAATACTGCCCACCATATCTCATAGCTCATGCTAAAAAACCTGCAGGTCACAGACAGCTTTGAAATTAAAAACTTTTCATCGGGGTTTCAGttaacttttctttatttagtAACTGTTTCTATTGTGAATCTGTTTACCTTCTCAAAATAATGGAGGTTTGGTTTTTGATGTCACACAATTAAGTGTGACTGGACAATACTGTTTACTGTATTGTACGTGTTGGTGTCCCAAATGGTTCCAGTGTTCGATCATTTACAGCAGACCTGTTCCATGGCCGATGAATGACGTCTTTTAACGACTGCATTGTAGCCCTTTGATCATTTTTTTGAAGCCAATTAGCCCGTTCATTAGTTATATCTGTTGCttagcaaaaaaacaaccaaaaaataaacaacaaagttTTGACCTAAACTTTTCAATTAATGGAATTTACAagactcaaaccaacaaccTCCTTCGAAGATTAAAAAAGTGCACTGTATGTGTTTTCCTGTTTATTCTGTATATATTAGTGTTATATACAGTATTGTAACTAATAAAGCAGAGGAAAAAGCACATTTAAGTTTAAAGCTTTACAGGTCAGACATatggaaaacattttgaaacttTGAAAATTTGTACCCTCTAAAAAGgttgtacatatacatatgttgCTACATTTCTTGggagctttttattttttttccataaaagtAAAGTTACGTTTTTTATATGAGCATTAATTTAAACTAATACTTAAAATTCTGaatcattattaataataacatattcTAATGACCTGAATACAGGCACAACTTTAAAGACTCAATGGTTAAACCTGATGATCCACGGACTTAATTCTGAACAATTTCCACTGGAACTACTTTTGGCTGAAGACACAATCCCTACCAAGACGCTGGTGAGGAAAGTGGATTATATAGATTAtatcaaaagaaaaagcaagttgcttttacatttttagttgTCCTGTCCAACACTTTTACTTGTCTAATTccaccaaaacatttttgatttcttttgtctGCTGTAGAGTTTCAAGTCCTGCAGTAAGACCTCACTGCTAAAGATTCAAGAGACTTGTCATTGTACTACTGTGAAAatcaacaacacaataaaaatacCATGGCACTGCCTGTTgtaaggaagaagaaaaaatataaaaagaagaaCATATATATGAAATAGTTATTTAAGAGTTATACTATTTGACAAATTGACTTGCAAGACCAAGTGCTAGATGCACTAGTCTCATTAACACAATACAATCAGATAAAACAATTGTATTCCAGGACTCTGTGCAAACCCAAATGTATTCTttaaaagtcatattttaataGAGAATTAAGCAACTGATTTATGCCCACTTGTACTTAAATCTACTGCTCTTGAGCTCTTAAACACTGTTTTGCACCAGTTTCCATTATCTCTTATTGAACACTAGTTCCACTTTTTTGTGTTAATTTTTTCATCCACTTTGGTCATGGAAAGTGTTTTGAGTGTAAAGACTGCTGGGAAGCTCGTGGCAGCACTCGGGTGCACCCTTGTGGAAAAAGGGGGACAGAATGGATGGTACATGATACTGTTCATTAACACTACAGAATCTGATATAGAGttttaataaaagtttattATGTGAACAGTTTGATAAGATGCGATCAGGATTCAGTCAGTGTTGAAGAACATTAGACACTTCATCATACATTTGACACGAGAACAAAGTATGTCAGGTCAGTTATACAACACCTGAAATGTTAAGTAGTGTCAAGATTGATTTATTAATCTGAAGCTGTCATGAGACCAAAGCTGCTGTGAAGACAAATTGTTCTTGTCTCATAGATATGAGGCAACATTACAGAAATAATTGATTgccttaatatataataaaaagaacTGAGACAGCTATTAGTCATCACACACATTAATGAATGACAGTGCTGAATaggacagaacattataaaaaataGTGCAGGGactaaaataaatgtgaagGTCCTCTCGATGTCATTCTCTCATTTATCATTTACAGCTTTATTTTATGTGAGTTTAAAGGGACACAGCAACAATACATAGAAATtatttgaaacaaacacaataattgAA of Sparus aurata chromosome 17, fSpaAur1.1, whole genome shotgun sequence contains these proteins:
- the LOC115567752 gene encoding carcinoembryonic antigen-related cell adhesion molecule 5-like, whose product is METPVVLLIILVAISGLSHGDGVLPDSLTAAVGETVTFTTTVTPPEMPFLVVTWSFSDVNIIMSQTAINITDPAYPDRITLFPSTGSLELRDLTLNDTGEYTVTIISNAGAALKGNCRLVVQMPVSNVVVTTSSTDLVELSGSVSLFCSASGSSPSFLWLNSSSDVTASDRVQLTDGGATLTVVSVTRYDQGPFTCHVSNLVSNDTNDPLSLSISYGPENINLTSPSQEYHVEGSNISLSCSAASRPAAVFYWLLNGDKLFDTGPELRLVNIQMSQNGNYSCQAFNNKTLRYETSQPSAVTVLAPVSNVKVNASTTDILESSSGSVSLSCSSSGSSPSFLWLNKSSEVTQSDRVQLTDGGATLTIVNVTRYDQGPFMCHVSNLVSTGTSDPVTLSIHFGPENINLTLSPSQEYYEEGSDISLICSTDSGPAPQVYWFLDGDLLPGTGPELRLTNIHMSESGNYSCWAFNNITMRNQTSQSVAVSVLKSEVSNVVITPNTTDLSEPGCSVSLSCSASGSYLSFLWLNSSSEVTASDRVQLTDGGSILSIINVTRYDQGPFICHVFNNFSNYTSDPVELSISFGPENINLKLSPSQEHYEEGSNIILSCSADSRPSAQLHWFLNGDLLPDTGPELRLMNIQMSQSGNYSCQAFNNKTMRNQTSQPAVISVLAPVSGVVVASNNTHLFEFSSSVSLSCSSSGSSLSFLWMNGSSEVTQSDRIQLTDGGATLTIINVTRYDQGPFRCNVSNGVTGEISLPVYLFIQYGPDNATIKGPKSAHVGDFTMLYCSTTSVPSATFTWLFNGNPTSFHEAVYVLPSITVSDSGTYTCTAVNAVTGQTRTVTHELTVVGCDCSALVGTATIITAVCCLVIAAVCGTIVFYVVRRKR